The following proteins are co-located in the Tetrapisispora phaffii CBS 4417 chromosome 4, complete genome genome:
- the TPHA0D04730 gene encoding DUF5341 domain-containing protein, with product MTKNIQYGLKGKKGTLSIEKEKTENEKLTFNNFRKVPKIVIIYFLLFIIVFVLSTLYFRNHDLYGDKKVQSVAFTAGIAPTIAKRSHWYWAAAAALGGFLVTAAALSGGYAVTACSKDLGSPNCWISVAIALVSGSLGGVATAAAGVAGAAASAAANAKRDGGFISSIGPLDFYHTSLTNLTQLNSTFVDAGLTLLGAFEYTNTSDSSIQTQKRGLSDGNRQHVLYFKSAKGNHVASHLNNDIDRLVSSITNQVEPGSLSDTIGNYKSLQRRYNYFDAEWISWNWDNVNVDLTRDVEQDRGLEEEEYDQGFYNFFSGAPAWKYCWAVTVNPHPGQNEGYDQIGDGNAVHGELYFNTYGGVDGYCNDNKDGAQCPNPACES from the coding sequence ATGACAAAGAATATACAATATGGTCTGAAGGGAAAAAAAGGTACCCTTTCAAtcgaaaaagaaaaaactgAGAATGAAAAACtaacttttaataattttagaaAAGTTCCtaaaattgtaataatatattttttactCTTTATTATTGTCTTTGTTTTATCCACTTTGTATTTTCGTAATCACGATTTATATGGAGACAAAAAGGTGCAATCAGTAGCATTCACAGCAGGTATAGCACCAACTATCGCTAAGAGATCTCATTGGTATTGggcagcagcagcagctCTTGGAGGTTTTTTAGTAACAGCAGCAGCATTATCAGGCGGGTATGCAGTAACTGCATGTTCTAAGGACTTAGGTTCACCTAATTGTTGGATTTCAGTTGCAATTGCTTTGGTTAGTGGTAGTTTAGGTGGAGTAgcaacagcagcagcagGAGTAGCTGGTGCTGCAGCTTCTGCAGCTGCAAATGCAAAGCGAGATGGTGGATTCATTAGCTCAATAGGTCCTTTAGACTTTTATCACACTTCGCTGACAAATTTAACACAATTAAATTCTACTTTCGTCGATGCAGGACTTACTCTATTAGGTGCGTTTGAGTATACTAATACGTCTGATTCATCTATTCAAACTCAAAAAAGAGGGTTGAGTGATGGTAACAGGCAGCATGTTCTCTATTTTAAAAGCGCAAAAGGTAATCATGTAGCTAGCCATTTGAACAACGATATTGATAGATTAGTATCTTCCATCACAAATCAAGTTGAACCAGGAAGTTTAAGTGATACTATTGGTAATTATAAATCACTTCAACGTAGGTATAACTATTTTGATGCAGAGTGGATATCTTGGAATTGGGATAATGTAAATGTAGATTTGACAAGAGATGTTGAACAAGATCGAGGATTGGAAGAGGAGGAATATGATCAAGGATTTTATAACTTTTTTAGTGGCGCACCGGCCTGGAAATATTGCTGGGCCGTGACAGTAAATCCACATCCTGGACAAAATGAGGGCTACGATCAAATTGGGGATGGTAATGCTGTTCATGGAGAGTTGTATTTTAATACATATGGTGGTGTAGATGGTTATTGTAATGACAACAAAGATGGAGCCCAATGCCCAAATCCAGCATGCGAATCATAA